DNA from Gracilinanus agilis isolate LMUSP501 chromosome 3, AgileGrace, whole genome shotgun sequence:
CAGCACACAAGAAATTTAGTAATTTAGTACCAAATTGTGGAGTACCAACTCAAAAATCTTCACCTGCTACCCCTTATGCTGCTTAATTAGTCATTAAGGACTTATTAAGCACAGACTTTCTGCCAGGTGTTGTACTGGGGACTCAGGAACAAAAGAGAGACATTTCTGCACTGAAGACTTTGGTGGCCCCTGCTTGTCTACTGAATAAATGGTAGACCTtggaattattttgtatatattttgagaGTAAATATATGTAAGCTCTCACAAGGaagggaatgtttcatttttttctcccattacctaactagtgcctggcacagggtaGGTTCATGAAAAATACttgctgagatttttttttttaaacccatactttcttgttttgggattaatcctgtgaattggttctaaggcagaggagtggtaaggactagcagtaggggttaaatgacttgctgagggtcacacagctaggaagtgtctgaggtcggatttgaacccaggatcccccatctctagtcctggctatcaatccaccaagccacccagctgccctgactgATTGATTTCATTTCTGATCTTGACATTTAAGGCTTTCTGTTGCCTGGATCTaatctacctttctagccttctcTCATGACTGACCCAATTCTTGCTCACCTCAATCTCATCATTGTTCCTGCTTCTGTAGATTTCTCTTCATTTACATCTGTaaatcttcccttccttcttggagGGAGGTTTATTCTAAGGAAGCGTTCCCTGATTCTTCTAGctcaagttttaattgtttttcaatcatgtcctatttttcttggcaaagatacaagagtggtttgccattcattctccagttcactttgcagttgaggaaactgaggcaaacagggtcttgcccaggtcacacagctagcctcTGAGGCCAGTTTAGAACTCAGATAGAAGTCTTTCTGgccaacactatccactgtgccacctagctgaaagggatctttttttcctcttcatagtCATGGTGTATTGACTGAATCTCTTTATCCCATTCCTTCTCAATTTGTacttatttttatacaattggatGAGATTAGAGCCCATGTTGTGTgtatctttgtgtccccagtccCTCATATTTGTTAAGTTGAATGGGCTGTCAGggcagaaggaaattcagagaagtGACAtcaggatggactggaatgggtGGGGACAGCTTTAGTAGAGGAGATGGATGTCCCCTTGGGCTTGGAGGAGTTGTGTTATTTATCTGGAAAGGAGACCAGGATTTCCGGGAGTTTTTTTTATGGGAGGAAAAAAGATACAACTAGGAAGAAGGTGGCAAGTCCTTGTGTCTTCCTCTTTTTGCAGAAATGGAGGCGCCAGCAGGTAAACATATCAAGGCCAACAAGACTGAGACTCCAGTTAAGCCACTGGGAGAAACAAAGACCTCTGACTCCCCAAAGAAGAATCAGGCCACTAAAGATAGTAGAAATGAGCCAGGCTGTTACTGGCTAATGAAATCAGAGCCAGAAAGTCGGCTGGAGAAAGGCATAGACGTGAAGGTAAGACCTGTGGCAGCCGTCTCCATCAGAGTTTATGGGTGAAGGTTAACTATTTACTAAACTACTCAGGACAGCAGGAATGAGAGCAAGGgtaaaaatgagcaaaattagcatcttctgaacctcagttttctgcatctgtgaaatggagataatacttgtaCTGCCTCCCAGGGCTCTTTTGACAGAAgtgctctgcaaatcttaaagctctaACCCAAGGAGTTGTTGTTAGGATGAGTTGCTCAGCAAAACGTACCACATTGCTGTCTACTCGGTGGACTATTCAGGGTAACCTTTTAATCCTGGATTGGTTTTCCCCTGCTGCCCAACGGGCTTCCAGGCACTTCCCTACATTACATGTCTGTCTGTATTAGGAAGCACAaaccagtttttaaaataattagaaaaatgaaattgggaatattttagaaaataaatgacatAATGAAATGTGTTAATAAATAAGACATGGGACCCCAATcgttttatcttttaaattatcTATGTTGCTGTTCCTGTCCATTAGCAAGGGCAGTTAGAGTTGACTCTATAGAGCTGCTTCAAAGCAAACCAGAAAACTTGGGGCAGAAACAAGGAAACAAGGCCATTTCCCCTCCAACTCCCCCCTTCCTATGTGAGCCACCTCCAGAAAGTAATGTTAGGTTGCTGTAACAGCGATTGACACCCCACCTTCCACCTCTGTCTGGGGCAGGAAACCAGGGAAAGAAGAGTTGATGCTATGGCCTGAGAAGTTTCCATATCATCAAACATGCTGTTCCTGCTGTCCTAAGCTGGGGTGGACTCTGGTTCTTGGGGTCCTCAGCAATCCCCTAGCCCCAGGCAGCTAGGCCTAGGGCTGAAAGTTCCTCAGGGCCTTCTAATCAAATCCCCTAATTTTACTGGAGAGGAGACAAAAGCCCAGGATTGCCCCAAGGCCCCACAGTGATCATGTCAGAGGTGGGCTttaaacccaggccttcctgacttgcACCACCATGGCCCAAGTAGCAGGCCTTAGCTATCTACAtgagtgtttctttttttaaaatagccacTTGGGAGAGGCCACACATTTATTAGAGGGATGTGCTCATTGTTTAGAGCATCTCAGGGCCTCCTCTATTGAATTGGCCTCCAGATCCTATCCCACATTCTTAGGAATATCTTCAAACATggcaaattttcatttttggaggGTATATTTGATTTTGGGGAACAGCAGTAAGTCATTCAAGGTTAAGTCAGATGAACAAAGTGGGGGATAAGTTGAATAATCTTGTTTTtagggaaaatgataaaatgacaattataataattttggAACACTAGCTATTTGGGCAGCATCCTGTGCTTTGTACAGGCTGAAGGCAACTGGTGGCAGTCTGTGCCTAGAGAGGCAGGGAAAGAGGCAGTGCTGGtgggagagaaatgaagaggaggaggaaagtatTCAAacttattttgctatttttctgaAGGTCCTAATGGCAACCAATGTGTTGCTTTTGGCAAGTATGCCAAGGCTTTGGAAATTTGGGGTAGGGTCCTGTACCTAAAAATTAGGCCCTGACAGAGAATGCAGAGGAATATATTGAAGGAAATAGAAGGAGGTGGAATATTTGGCTCAGCTTCCCCATGGATCTAGTGATCTCGATGGGTGAACCTTGGGaatggggaggaagaaggaaggagcatCTTGCTTCCCCAGAGCCCTAGTACCTGTGACAACAGGTAGAGGAGCCAAGAGGTCTTtgataaaatgattttcttacacATCCAACTCCTAACATTCTCTTATTATTACTATCTTGAGCAGTTTGGCATTGAGGATCTCAAAGCCCAGCCCAAACAGACAGCATGCTGGGATGGTGTTCGAAACTACCAGGTAAGGAGGAAGGGCATTTGGGGTACAGAGTGgtaaaaatagacatttttgttgttgttgagtatCCTAGACAGCAGAACCTTTTCCCCAAAGCAGTATCTGCCCACAAATAACCATTATTAGGGTGTTTTCAAATGAGGCCTCAAGATTCTCAATTAAATGTAATCCATTTCCTAGCCAGTGTTAGGGTATAATTTGgatacatatttctctgttttaGCAGAGAAATAAGTACTGTGTATTCCTTCTCTTGCTTGAAAAGGAAGTTCCCCAAGAACCCCACCTGTTGTGGATAGGAATTTGAcctgaggggtgggggtggggggagtattTCTTAGGATGTTGTAAAAAGACAGCTGCTTGTTCTTCACCCTGGGACAGGCTCGGAACTTCCTGAGAACAATGAAGCTGGGAGAGAAGGCCTTCTTCTATCACAGCAACTGTAAGGAACCAGGCATCGCAGGCCTCGTGGAGGTTAGACTAGGTCTGGGGCTGGAGGGCCAGGGGAAGTGATCCCCTCTTCCCCTAAGCCTGGTCTCAGAGAAGAGGTGAGGCAAGAGGATGCCATCACACACCTTTCTTATTCCATCATTCATCAGGGGGAGATGGACTGCCTACGTGGCTCTTCTCTGCAAGATAGAAAAGGTTCAGGCAAGGCATTGAGCTCAGCTCTGATGCAATCAGCCCAAACCCAGCCaatagatactttttttttttttttttttggcaaatgggAGTGTGAAATCCACACAGGGATAACAGGTTTATCGGGCTATCTCTGAAGGTTTATTTAGGGCTATGTGTTAAACCTGTCAGTTgaactattttattatttgtactaATTGATAAGACTAGTGGCATAGATAATGCAATAACTATTTGGATACATCCATTACTTTGTTTGCCTTAAGATGAATGGTATTAGTTAGCACTGCCTGAGGACATACCAGATCTGACAGGGTGAATACCAGGGAATTAAGGTTAAAGACTAGCTTGTTATCTAAAACTTGGCCATGGATAACCTCTGCCTACACCAATAGGAGCTGTATGTATTGGCAAATCACGGGatatgtctctctctttccagaTTGTGAAGGAGGCCTACCCTGACCACACACAATTTGAGAAAGACAGCCCTCATTATGACCCATCCAGCAAGAAAGACAATCCCAAGTGGTCCATGGTAAATGGTTCATCCCCTTGTTCCTAGTTCAGGGGGTGATAAGAACAAGGAATATCTTCGTGGGAACACGTTAGGATTCCCTTGAACAACAAAGGACGGGGAACAAGCACTAGAAACCTTGTTTTTGGGGCTTAAGAGCCCTGTCCACCAAGAGCACGTTGTACCCCTTGGCAGTGGCTTGTTCTGTGGGTCATTTGAGAAAACGGACAGTTGCCTGGGTGAATACAGGGTTTGGATCTACCATTCCTCATGTGTCTTTCTGTTTTAGGTGGATGTTCAGTTTGTTCGAATGACCAAACGTTTTATTCCCCTGACTGAGCTGAAGGGCCATTACCATACCCACAAAGCCATCGGTGGCCCTTTACAAAACATGGCTCTCTTCACCCGTCAGAGACTCTCAGTGCAGCCTGTGACCCAAGGTGAGAGCCATCTCCTGTTTCTTACACTCGTGACAAAACCACCTGACCTCCTGCTCAgaccttctctttttccctctttggtAGGAGAATTTGATTTTATCTTAAGCCTGGAAGATAAGAAGCCAAATTAATCAGCAGCTTCTTCTTGTTCTCCAACCAAGTTGTGCCTCTCTGACAAGGAGGTGAGAGGGATTTGGATTTGCtggttacttttttttcttcagggcTGGTCCATTTGTGTACCTAGAAtatgtgtgggttttttttttttaattaaaacatcaGTATCAAAGGACATTGGGTGCAATCAGCTTGTTTCTTAATGGCAAGTTATAAATTCTACCTTGATGTTCACTTGTGGCTTGGGGAGGAACTTCTGACTGCTTTTAAGTCTTTGATGGCAATATGTACCTGTCAGGATGGAGGAAGGCTCTAACTGGCAGGTTTTTATGACACCAGCTTTTTAGCTTTCTGTGTTCTCTTATCTGCAATCACCTGGATTCCTTCAAGGCATTTGTCAATACTACttcatggatggatggatggtaaTTTTTTCCTTCAGTTCTGTACCACAGGCCCTACTTATAAGGGAGGATATCTTGGGACAGAAGAGACCACAGAACCTGGCATTCCACGGGCACATGGTCTCTGGAGCCATAGCAGCTCCCTTTAATCAGAGAGACAATTAAAacaagttttttgttgttgtttttttttttaaaatacagccATTGAAAAGACAACAAATTAAGAAACATGTAAACACTGCAGCTGCGTAATTACAAGTTGTACTGCTTGGTTTAGTACCTATGCACTCCCCAGGATGAGGGTGTGGGAATAGTGGAGGTGAGCTACCTTCGCAGTGACAGCTGGATAAGGGAGaagagacaagaaagagaaaagtcaagaTCTGGTTTAAGAGCCTTGCCTGTGAGAGAGCTAGAATAGGTTCTCTCTCACCTCCCATAggagaattttaaaattgataaaTCAGTAAAGATCTGCACATCATTGAGGGGAATGGAGAAAGTGACATTTGGGGATACAGAAGGGGACTGCCAGCTATTAGCAGGTAGGCACACTGGAAATCCTAACTCTGTGTTCTGACACAGTCCGGACCCTCCTTACCACACGCTCAGCTTCCCATATCCCGGGGGCAGTCGGGACAGACTTTGGTCCGTGGGGAATTCATTTGTTAACACCGGCTTTTGTGATTAGGAGTTGGGGTCTTCATGGAGAAAAGTGGAACGGCTCGCCCTCTGCTCATCTCCAAGTGGGGAGGAAAAACATGTTCACTCCCGCTGTTCAGAACACAGTGTCACCGAGAGGGGAATGGCTCTCTTCCCATTATATCACAGAAACATctagatgagatttttttaaaatggggaaaatagcaaTAGCCCTGAACTCTGGGCAGTCATCTGGAAGAGAAAGACTGTTTGGCAAGCAGAATTATTTCGAAGTTAGGATAGCCATCTTCCTCTGCCGAGGCCCTCATTGTCCTTTTCCTTCATCATAAGTGGGGAAAACTAGATTCTAAAGGGTCTGAGGTGGTTGCAGGAGGGTAACTCTCAAGGGTTCACAGCCATGCCCCCAAATCCCTGAAAGGAGGAGGTAGGGAACATGGCAGGGGTGGTGACTAGAACTCTCATTTCCCTTCAGGGAAAATGGGATCTTTCGCTTAGGTTTATAGGAAATCCCACTTAGTTTCCCATATTTAGAGGATCTGTGATCCCTAAAATGTGTCAACCAACGTGGGGTCTGCAAAGAATGAGCTGCCCGG
Protein-coding regions in this window:
- the THYN1 gene encoding thymocyte nuclear protein 1 isoform X1, producing MPRQLKRACRGTPEPEMEAPAGKHIKANKTETPVKPLGETKTSDSPKKNQATKDSRNEPGCYWLMKSEPESRLEKGIDVKFGIEDLKAQPKQTACWDGVRNYQARNFLRTMKLGEKAFFYHSNCKEPGIAGLVEIVKEAYPDHTQFEKDSPHYDPSSKKDNPKWSMVDVQFVRMTKRFIPLTELKGHYHTHKAIGGPLQNMALFTRQRLSVQPVTQGEFDFILSLEDKKPN
- the THYN1 gene encoding thymocyte nuclear protein 1 isoform X2, with product MPRQLKRACRGTPEPEMEAPAGKHIKANKTETPVKPLGETKTSDSPKKNQATKDSRNEPGCYWLMKSEPESRLEKGIDVKFGIEDLKAQPKQTACWDGVRNYQIVKEAYPDHTQFEKDSPHYDPSSKKDNPKWSMVDVQFVRMTKRFIPLTELKGHYHTHKAIGGPLQNMALFTRQRLSVQPVTQGEFDFILSLEDKKPN